A region from the Brassica napus cultivar Da-Ae chromosome C8, Da-Ae, whole genome shotgun sequence genome encodes:
- the LOC106360816 gene encoding probable inactive receptor-like protein kinase At3g56050 translates to MSTNWKYVRLRLQMRTLLFLLAILSFDSCFSLGNEEGVTRDLRIDDRDAFDLRDISFHRKLLGRFRNPYTHLNTHKDRPPVAALAPASSSVPSHRGTTRKSSALPPPRKSPPALHVSSAPPPSVPLSKNPSVRRSSSSSMVSVVAGCVGGAVFLLLLATGVFFFKSKAGKSVNPWSTGLSGQLQKVFITGVPKLKRSEIEAACEDFSNVIGSCPIGTLFKGTLSTGVEIAVASVATASAKEWTNNIEMQFRKKIEMLSKINHKNFVNLLGYCEEDDPFTRILVFEYASNGSVFEHLHYKESEHLDWIMRLRISMGVAYCLDHMHGLKPPIVHSNLISSSVQLTEDYAVKIADFNFGYLKGPSETETSTNALIDTHISVTTQEDNVYSFGLLLFELMTGKLPESIRKGDSVDTGLADFLRGMTLREMVDPTLECFDEKIESIGEVIKSCVRTEPKQRPTMKEVTGRLREITGLSPDDAIPKLSALWWAELEVLSTA, encoded by the exons ATGAGTACGAACTGGAAATATGTTCGATTAAGGCTCCAAATGCGTACTCTACTGTTTCTTCTAGCGATTTTGAGCTTCGATTCGTGTTTTTCGCTGGGAAACGAAGAAG GTGTGACGAGAGATCTACGGATTGATGATAGAGACGCCTTTGATTT gAGAGACATTAGTTTCCACAGGAAATTACTTGGCCGTTTCCGTAACCCCTACACCCATTTGAACACGCACAAGGACCGTCCTCCTGTGGCAGCTCTTGCACCAGCGTCATCTTCTGTTCCTTCTCACAGAGGTACTACCAGAAAATCTTCAGCATTGCCTCCACCACGGAAAAGTCCACCTGCCCTGCATGTTTCTTCTGCTCCACCTCCGTCTGTGCCTCTTTCAAAAAATCCTAGTGTAAGAAGAAGTTCTTCAAGCAGCATGGTTTCCGTTGTGGCTGGCTGCGTAGGCGGTGCTGTGTTTTTGCTTCTTTTAGCTACTGGTGTCTTCTTTTTCAAAAGTAAGGCTGGCAAATCTGTGAATCCTTGGAGTACAGGTCTTAGTGGACAGCTTCAGAAAGTGTTCATAACTG GTGTCCCAAAACTGAAACGATCTGAGATTGAAGCTGCTTGTGAAGATTTCAGTAATGTCATTGGATCTTGTCCTATTGGTACATTGTTCAAAGGGACACTATCGACTGGGGTGGAAATAGCAGTGGCTTCTGTTGCTACTGCTTCTGCCAAAGAATGGACTAATAACATTGAAATGCAGTTCAGAAAAAAG ATTGAAATGCTATCCAAGATAAACCACAAGAACTTTGTCAACCTTCTCGGTTACTGTGAAGAAGATGACCCTTTCACTAGGATCTTGGTCTTTGAATATGCATCAAACGGATCTGTCTTTGAACATTTACACT ATAAAGAATCAGAACACTTGGACTGGATAATGCGGCTTAGAATATCAATGGGTGTAGCGTATTGCCTTGACCATATGCACGGGCTCAAGCCACCTATAGTCCACAGCAATCTTATCTCATCGTCAGTTCAACTCACAGAGGATTACGCAGTCAAAATCGCAGATTTCAATTTCGGTTACCTAAAAGGCCCATCAGAGACAGAAACCAGCACCAATGCACTCATAGACACGCACATCTCAGTCACAACCCAAGAAGACAACGTCTACAGCTTCGGTTTGCTGTTGTTCGAGTTGATGACCGGGAAACTCCCAGAGTCTATTAGAAAAGGTGACTCGGTAGATACCGGTCTAGCTGATTTCTTGAGAGGAATGACTTTGAGGGAGATGGTGGATCCAACGCTGGAATGTTTTGATGAGAAGATTGAGAGTATAGGCGAAGTGATCAAAAGCTGTGTAAGGACAGAGCCGAAACAGAGACCGACGATGAAGGAAGTTACCGGGAGGTTACGAGAGATCACAGGATTGTCACCAGACGATGCTATTCCGAAACTTTCAGCTCTCTGGTGGGCAGAGCTGGAAGTTCTGTCCACTGCGTGA